One segment of Clostridium botulinum DNA contains the following:
- a CDS encoding HsmA family protein: MDMKLILAIIAITLALVFYTIGVFGERKAKTLKKGHVIIFWLGLLCDTIGTLLMGQISKSQVQIATTATQSIHGVTGALAIVLMLFHAVWATLVLYKNDENKKAVFHKFSIAVWLVWLVPYIIGMIIGMS; encoded by the coding sequence ATGGATATGAAATTAATTTTAGCAATTATCGCGATAACATTAGCACTTGTATTTTATACAATAGGTGTATTTGGAGAAAGAAAGGCAAAAACACTGAAGAAGGGTCATGTAATTATATTTTGGTTGGGACTTTTATGTGATACTATAGGTACACTTTTAATGGGACAAATATCTAAATCTCAAGTGCAGATTGCAACTACAGCAACACAAAGCATTCATGGAGTAACAGGGGCATTAGCAATAGTATTAATGTTATTTCATGCTGTATGGGCAACATTGGTATTATATAAAAATGATGAGAATAAGAAAGCTGTTTTTCATAAATTTAGTATAGCAGTATGGTTAGTATGGTTAGTTCCTTATATTATAGGGATGATTATAGGTATGTCATAA
- a CDS encoding transketolase, translating into MNKQHLENISKELRKDIIEMIYESGSGHPGGSLSIIDVVTYLYFEKMNIDPKNPKLEGRDRFILSKGHAAPAQYSALAKRGFFEREELKNLRKLGSFLQGHPDAKKCPGVEISTGSLGQGFSNSCGLALASKMDNKSEKVYVVLGDGEIQEGIVWETAMAAAKFKLDNLVAIVDKNGIQLDGRTSEIMDVDPLADRWKSFGWNVIECDGHNFDEIDEAFNKAGQVEGKPTVIIAHTIKGKGISFMEDNVAWHGMAPSKEQKEQAVIELSK; encoded by the coding sequence ATGAATAAGCAACATTTAGAAAATATATCAAAAGAATTAAGAAAAGATATTATTGAAATGATTTATGAATCAGGTTCAGGACATCCAGGTGGATCTTTATCAATAATAGATGTAGTTACATATTTATATTTTGAAAAGATGAACATAGATCCTAAAAACCCTAAATTAGAAGGAAGAGATAGATTTATATTAAGTAAGGGACATGCTGCACCAGCACAATATTCAGCTCTAGCTAAAAGAGGATTTTTCGAAAGAGAAGAATTAAAGAATTTAAGAAAATTAGGATCATTTTTACAAGGACATCCTGATGCAAAGAAATGTCCAGGTGTTGAAATTTCTACAGGATCTTTAGGTCAAGGTTTTTCAAATAGTTGTGGATTAGCTTTAGCATCTAAAATGGATAATAAGAGTGAAAAAGTATATGTTGTTTTAGGTGATGGAGAGATACAAGAAGGAATCGTTTGGGAAACAGCTATGGCAGCTGCTAAATTTAAATTAGATAATTTAGTTGCTATTGTTGATAAAAATGGAATTCAACTAGACGGTAGAACGTCAGAAATAATGGATGTAGATCCATTAGCAGATAGATGGAAAAGTTTTGGATGGAATGTTATAGAATGTGATGGACATAATTTTGATGAAATAGACGAAGCATTTAATAAGGCTGGACAAGTTGAAGGAAAACCTACAGTAATAATAGCTCATACAATCAAAGGAAAAGGTATATCTTTTATGGAAGACAACGTTGCATGGCATGGTATGGCTCCATCAAAAGAACAAAAAGAACAAGCTGTAATTGAATTAAGTAAATAG
- a CDS encoding MarR family winged helix-turn-helix transcriptional regulator: protein MKSDSFEIAMLIKEIYSSTVGAVSCGLKEIGLTHQQIMVIKLIAHNKKVNISELCEEMSLSKGTVSGIVTRLESLGYVKKIKLENDKRNTYVTFSDKGLEFAKEYKNKINESFDKVFKNLTEEEIKEVKSSLLKLRDKIKEND from the coding sequence ATGAAGAGTGATTCATTTGAAATAGCAATGCTTATAAAGGAGATATATTCAAGTACTGTTGGTGCTGTAAGCTGTGGATTAAAGGAAATAGGACTTACTCATCAACAAATCATGGTTATAAAATTAATAGCACATAATAAAAAAGTTAATATATCTGAGCTATGTGAAGAGATGTCATTATCTAAGGGAACAGTATCTGGAATAGTTACTAGGTTAGAGTCGTTAGGATATGTAAAAAAGATTAAATTAGAAAATGATAAGAGAAATACTTATGTTACTTTTTCAGATAAAGGATTAGAATTTGCAAAAGAATATAAAAATAAAATAAATGAGAGCTTTGATAAAGTATTTAAAAATTTAACAGAAGAAGAAATCAAAGAAGTAAAAAGCAGTTTATTAAAACTTAGGGATAAAATAAAGGAGAATGACTAG
- a CDS encoding ABC transporter permease yields MFFKISKNNVKRSFKDYAIYFLTLTFGVCIFYSFNSIESQKALFSLNSGQSEIMTLINNLISGISVFISFVLCGLILYANNFLIKKRKKEFAIYMTLGMKKSEISKILLFETFIIGLISLIVGLFIGVILSQGLSVLTAKMFEIPMVDYKFIISVSAILKTILYFSIIFIFAMIFNVAIISKYKLIDMINSSKKSESVKIRNNIFNIILFILSIITLVLAYYCINKSGLNINDIRFKLAILLGVIGTFMFYFGLAGFILYIVNTNKNIYFKNLNIFVSRQIYSKVNTNFISMSLICLMLFFTVTILSTGISLKSTMEKSLETSTPFDASGYMFMNEDSKLKNMNQALNELNFNFNEGENVEFYNEYRIEFDIDNILKNADESTKRLVQDRINEVSLVKISDYNNILKLKNKEKINLKDNEVIITSNFNALEKPLNKFVKEKNKISLNNKDYKIYNEKIFKEALSSSTFSGNIFTVVVPDDVVDNIEPSSMYFNVNYPKDNKEYFEEKYNQFFKVFTDSNKSVGENSIFILGDTKTNIYASNRGLSTLIIYLGIYIGIVFLISSAAILALQQLSEISESLERYKSLKRIGVPKKMINKTIFVQVFIYFMIPLGLALIHSVIGIHVINDYIKFYGKSDIGIAAISTVALILVIYGGYFYTTVVGYKNTINNAK; encoded by the coding sequence ATGTTTTTTAAAATTTCTAAAAATAATGTAAAAAGAAGCTTTAAAGATTATGCAATATATTTTTTAACACTTACTTTTGGGGTATGTATATTTTATAGTTTTAATTCTATAGAATCTCAAAAAGCATTATTTTCTCTTAATAGTGGTCAAAGTGAGATTATGACATTAATAAATAATCTTATTTCTGGAATTTCAGTTTTTATTTCTTTTGTATTATGTGGATTAATTTTATATGCAAATAATTTTTTAATAAAGAAGAGGAAAAAAGAATTTGCTATATATATGACTTTAGGAATGAAAAAATCTGAAATATCTAAAATTCTACTTTTTGAAACATTTATTATTGGATTGATTTCTTTAATTGTTGGATTATTTATAGGTGTTATTTTATCACAGGGATTATCAGTACTTACTGCTAAGATGTTTGAGATACCTATGGTAGATTATAAATTTATAATTTCAGTATCAGCAATACTAAAAACTATATTGTATTTCAGCATTATATTTATATTTGCAATGATATTTAATGTAGCTATTATTTCTAAATATAAATTAATAGATATGATTAATTCATCTAAAAAGAGTGAGAGTGTTAAAATAAGAAATAATATATTTAATATAATACTATTTATACTATCAATAATTACATTAGTGTTAGCTTATTACTGTATTAATAAAAGTGGATTAAATATTAATGATATTAGATTCAAGTTAGCTATATTATTAGGCGTTATTGGAACTTTTATGTTTTATTTTGGATTAGCAGGATTTATTTTATATATAGTAAACACAAATAAAAATATATATTTTAAAAATTTAAATATATTTGTAAGCAGACAAATATATAGCAAAGTAAATACTAATTTTATATCTATGAGTTTAATATGTTTAATGTTATTTTTTACGGTAACAATATTATCTACAGGGATTAGTCTTAAGAGCACAATGGAAAAAAGTTTAGAAACCTCAACTCCATTTGATGCATCTGGGTATATGTTTATGAATGAAGATAGTAAGCTTAAAAATATGAATCAAGCATTAAATGAATTAAACTTTAATTTTAATGAGGGCGAAAATGTAGAATTTTATAATGAGTATAGAATAGAATTTGACATAGATAATATCTTAAAAAATGCAGATGAATCTACTAAAAGACTTGTACAAGATAGAATAAATGAAGTAAGTTTAGTAAAAATTTCTGACTATAATAATATATTAAAATTAAAAAATAAAGAAAAGATAAATTTAAAAGATAATGAAGTGATAATAACATCTAATTTTAATGCTTTAGAAAAACCATTAAATAAGTTTGTAAAAGAAAAAAATAAAATAAGTTTAAATAATAAGGATTATAAAATATATAATGAAAAAATTTTCAAAGAAGCTTTAAGTAGTTCAACCTTTTCAGGTAACATATTTACAGTAGTAGTTCCTGATGATGTTGTAGATAACATTGAACCTAGTTCAATGTATTTCAATGTAAACTATCCTAAAGATAATAAAGAATACTTTGAAGAAAAATATAATCAGTTTTTTAAAGTGTTTACTGATTCTAATAAATCAGTTGGAGAAAATAGTATATTTATTTTGGGAGATACTAAAACTAATATATATGCATCAAATAGAGGATTATCTACTTTAATAATATACTTAGGAATATATATAGGGATTGTATTTTTAATATCTAGTGCTGCAATACTAGCATTACAACAATTATCTGAAATAAGTGAGAGTTTAGAACGATACAAATCACTTAAGAGAATTGGAGTTCCTAAAAAAATGATAAATAAAACTATATTTGTTCAAGTATTTATATACTTTATGATTCCCTTAGGTTTAGCATTAATACATTCAGTCATAGGAATACATGTTATTAATGATTATATAAAATTTTATGGTAAATCAGATATAGGTATAGCAGCTATTTCTACAGTAGCATTAATACTAGTTATATATGGTGGATATTTTTATACAACTGTTGTTGGATATAAAAATACGATAAACAACGCAAAATAA
- a CDS encoding thioredoxin family protein, whose translation MIKQVYSFDFKKEIGNGTTVVNFYSNLGSPSKLVAPIFNEVEDEVSGKAKFLKVNIDANRELVNKYDIPSIQSIMIFKNGKEVSKLNGFLPKEVLKQNVEANL comes from the coding sequence ATGATAAAGCAAGTTTATAGTTTTGATTTTAAAAAGGAAATAGGAAATGGAACCACAGTAGTGAACTTTTATTCAAATTTAGGAAGTCCATCTAAATTAGTTGCACCTATATTTAATGAGGTGGAAGACGAAGTATCTGGTAAAGCAAAATTTCTAAAAGTAAATATAGATGCAAATAGAGAATTAGTAAATAAATATGATATTCCTTCAATTCAATCTATTATGATATTTAAAAATGGCAAAGAAGTAAGTAAATTAAATGGATTTTTACCTAAAGAGGTATTAAAGCAAAATGTAGAAGCTAATTTATAA
- a CDS encoding response regulator transcription factor, whose protein sequence is MYKIMIVEDDVTIRDELKNLLNRYGYEVSIIDDFSNAVNHIVESNCDLILLDVNLPVFDGYHICREVRKNLDIPIIIVTSRDNEIDELMSMNLGADDFITKPYNTQILLARISSILKRTYKKNDSSEILKYKDLILDLSNGSVSYNNKYCELTKNELKILAYLIKNQNSIVSRDILMETLWSSDIFVDDNTLSVNVTRLRKKLDDIGIKDAIETRRGLGYIMP, encoded by the coding sequence ATGTATAAGATAATGATAGTCGAAGATGATGTTACTATAAGAGATGAATTAAAAAATCTTCTTAATAGATATGGATATGAAGTTAGTATAATAGACGATTTTTCTAATGCAGTTAATCATATAGTAGAGAGTAATTGTGATTTAATTTTATTAGATGTAAATTTACCTGTGTTTGACGGATATCATATATGTCGAGAAGTAAGAAAGAATCTAGATATACCTATAATTATAGTTACAAGTAGAGATAATGAAATAGATGAACTTATGAGTATGAATTTAGGTGCAGATGATTTTATAACTAAGCCATATAATACACAAATATTATTAGCTAGAATATCATCAATATTAAAAAGAACTTATAAAAAAAATGATTCATCTGAAATTTTAAAGTATAAAGATTTAATTTTAGATTTATCTAATGGAAGTGTTAGTTATAATAACAAATATTGTGAACTTACAAAAAATGAGTTGAAGATTTTAGCTTATTTAATTAAAAATCAAAACAGTATAGTTTCTAGAGATATACTTATGGAAACGCTATGGAGTTCAGATATTTTTGTAGATGATAATACCCTTTCTGTTAATGTAACAAGATTAAGAAAAAAACTTGATGATATAGGTATAAAAGATGCAATAGAAACCAGAAGAGGACTAGGATATATAATGCCATGA
- a CDS encoding sensor histidine kinase: MSILEYLKDRLLYLIINFILFISIISVMIILKTPLVLIFITFLIWFLPIGIYFVIEIFKYKRFYDNLNGVIEKLDRKYLLSELIEEPNFIEGRLLYNILKETNRDMNEEIKKYKNDQIDYREYIETWVHEIKTPIASSMLVIDNNLNETTNKIKYQIKRVEEFVEQVLYYSKIGEVSKDYIVKEFKIKTVINKVIKNNSRDFITKKISLEMNDLEVNIYSDEKWIYFILNQIIGNSLKYSKDNDSKIKIYALKNNHNVTLVVEDNGVGINNQDIDKVFEKGFTGENGRIYGKSTGMGLYICKKLSEKLGLSININSLKDQGTKVNIIFPIGNLTDI, encoded by the coding sequence ATGAGTATATTAGAATATTTAAAAGATAGATTACTTTATTTAATAATAAACTTTATATTATTTATAAGTATAATTAGTGTAATGATAATTTTAAAAACACCATTAGTATTAATTTTTATAACATTTTTAATATGGTTTTTACCAATAGGAATATATTTTGTTATAGAAATTTTTAAATATAAAAGATTTTATGATAATTTAAATGGCGTAATTGAAAAGCTAGATAGAAAATATTTATTGTCAGAACTTATTGAAGAGCCAAATTTTATTGAAGGACGACTTCTTTATAATATATTAAAAGAAACAAATAGAGATATGAATGAGGAAATAAAGAAATATAAAAATGATCAAATAGATTATAGGGAATATATAGAAACTTGGGTACATGAAATAAAAACACCGATAGCATCATCTATGCTAGTTATAGATAATAACTTAAATGAAACTACTAATAAAATAAAATATCAAATTAAGAGAGTAGAGGAATTTGTAGAGCAAGTATTATATTATTCAAAAATAGGTGAAGTAAGCAAGGATTACATAGTTAAAGAATTTAAGATAAAAACGGTAATTAATAAGGTTATAAAAAATAATTCTAGAGATTTTATAACTAAAAAGATATCATTGGAAATGAATGATTTAGAGGTAAATATATATAGTGATGAAAAATGGATTTATTTTATACTTAATCAGATAATAGGAAATTCATTAAAGTACTCTAAAGATAATGATTCAAAGATAAAAATTTATGCATTAAAAAATAATCATAATGTAACTTTGGTTGTTGAAGATAATGGTGTTGGAATAAATAATCAAGATATAGATAAGGTTTTTGAAAAAGGCTTTACTGGAGAAAATGGGAGAATATATGGAAAGTCTACAGGGATGGGACTTTATATTTGTAAAAAGCTTTCGGAAAAACTAGGGCTATCTATAAATATTAATTCTTTAAAAGACCAAGGAACTAAAGTAAATATCATTTTCCCAATAGGAAATTTAACTGATATATAA
- a CDS encoding HD domain-containing phosphohydrolase — MRKVTLKDVIIIMQRAFNAMDKRLLDHGEKVSYILLKLLQADGKYTEDEILKLCTVAIFHDIGAYKVSERNKLLDIDSIAPMNHAIYGSLFIKYFSPVSDLYKVVLGHHFTAKEIKEKDSENIPNEALLLGLADYISLVHLRHDKIEESLIENKIKEYKKENINLYLKASETVDFNKKLIDNTYKDELIRFFDKKSISREEIIAYVKMLTYAIDFRSESTVKHTIIVQAVSYEIAGLLNFDYDLCVKIKLSAMIHDIGKIATPINILEKPGKLTEGEFEIMKDHAIIGYKILSNLDIDDVRDIAMAHHEKLDGTGYPFRLKAEQISREARIVAIADIFSALMGVRSYKDEFSKDRIIEILKNMANSNKIDYNIVQLVIENYEYIVERVKKETDDLIKIYENIKSEYVDLLSTFL, encoded by the coding sequence ATGAGGAAGGTTACTTTAAAAGATGTAATAATAATAATGCAAAGAGCATTTAATGCTATGGATAAAAGGTTGTTAGATCATGGAGAAAAAGTATCATATATATTATTGAAGTTATTGCAAGCTGATGGCAAGTATACTGAAGATGAGATTTTAAAGCTATGCACAGTAGCAATATTCCATGATATAGGAGCATACAAAGTTTCAGAAAGAAATAAATTGTTGGATATAGATTCTATAGCACCAATGAATCATGCTATATATGGTTCATTATTTATAAAATATTTTTCACCGGTTTCTGATTTATATAAAGTAGTATTAGGTCATCATTTTACAGCAAAAGAAATTAAAGAAAAAGATAGTGAGAATATACCTAATGAAGCTTTATTATTAGGGCTAGCAGATTATATTTCATTAGTTCATTTAAGGCATGATAAAATTGAAGAATCTTTAATTGAAAATAAGATCAAAGAGTATAAAAAAGAAAATATAAATTTATATTTAAAAGCTTCAGAAACAGTAGATTTTAATAAAAAGCTTATAGATAACACATATAAAGATGAATTAATTAGATTTTTTGATAAAAAATCTATTAGTAGAGAAGAAATTATAGCATATGTAAAAATGTTGACATATGCAATTGATTTCAGAAGTGAATCTACAGTAAAACATACAATAATAGTACAAGCTGTGAGTTATGAAATAGCAGGGTTGTTAAACTTTGATTATGATTTATGTGTAAAAATTAAACTTTCAGCTATGATTCATGACATAGGAAAGATAGCGACCCCTATAAATATTTTAGAGAAACCAGGAAAACTTACAGAAGGGGAATTTGAAATTATGAAAGACCATGCTATTATTGGATATAAAATATTAAGTAATTTAGATATAGATGATGTTAGAGATATAGCAATGGCTCATCATGAAAAATTAGATGGGACAGGATATCCTTTTAGATTAAAAGCAGAACAAATATCTAGAGAAGCTAGAATAGTAGCTATTGCTGATATTTTTAGTGCACTAATGGGTGTTAGAAGCTATAAGGATGAATTTAGTAAAGATAGAATCATTGAAATACTTAAAAACATGGCAAACAGTAATAAAATAGATTATAACATAGTTCAATTAGTTATAGAAAATTATGAATATATAGTTGAAAGAGTAAAAAAAGAAACAGATGATTTAATAAAAATATATGAAAATATAAAAAGTGAATATGTTGATTTGTTAAGTACGTTCTTATGA
- a CDS encoding PTS ascorbate transporter subunit IIC, with translation MGGILKVAVDFLSEPAVLIGLIVLVGLILQKKPADAIVKATLKAMVGFVVISSAAGVIVGSLEPFGVMFEAGFNISGVIPNNEAVVAMAMDKFGTNTALIMTFGMIANIIIARFTKYKYIFLTGHHTLFMACMIAVILGSAGMSGAHLIFTGSLALGLIMILSPAILQPFMKKITGNDSVALGHFSGIGYAVSAIIGKLVGKGSKSTEEMKVPKSLSFLRDSVVSISLTMLVLYVGVAIAAGPEFVETQLSDGKNFIVYSMIQALTFAAGFILIQNGVRLVLNEIVPAFKGISTKLVPNSKPALDCPIVFPYAQNAVLLGFIFSFLGGVVSMLVLGALGLVIIIPGVVPHFFTGATAAVFGNATGGRRGAMIGSFVNGVMISFLPVALLPVLGNLGFANSTFSDGDFGIVGIFLGKVQEFVGGVGLTATLLGIVAIMIGLTMVSKKKEA, from the coding sequence ATGGGTGGTATTTTAAAAGTTGCAGTAGACTTTTTATCAGAACCAGCGGTATTAATAGGTCTTATAGTTTTAGTTGGATTAATACTTCAAAAGAAACCGGCTGATGCAATAGTAAAAGCTACATTAAAAGCAATGGTTGGATTTGTAGTTATATCATCAGCAGCAGGCGTAATTGTTGGATCATTAGAACCATTTGGCGTTATGTTTGAAGCTGGATTTAATATATCAGGGGTTATACCTAATAATGAGGCTGTAGTAGCAATGGCTATGGACAAGTTTGGAACAAACACAGCTTTAATTATGACTTTTGGTATGATAGCTAATATAATAATAGCAAGATTTACAAAGTACAAATACATATTTTTAACAGGTCATCATACATTATTTATGGCATGTATGATAGCAGTTATATTAGGATCAGCTGGAATGAGTGGAGCTCACTTAATCTTCACAGGTTCATTAGCATTAGGTCTTATAATGATATTATCACCAGCTATATTACAACCGTTCATGAAGAAAATTACAGGAAATGATTCTGTTGCACTAGGTCACTTTTCAGGAATTGGTTATGCAGTATCAGCTATAATTGGTAAATTAGTAGGAAAAGGTTCAAAATCAACAGAAGAAATGAAAGTTCCTAAATCTCTAAGTTTCTTAAGAGATTCAGTAGTTTCAATTTCACTTACAATGTTAGTACTATATGTTGGAGTTGCTATAGCAGCAGGTCCAGAATTTGTAGAAACTCAATTATCAGATGGAAAGAACTTTATAGTTTATTCAATGATTCAAGCATTAACTTTCGCAGCTGGATTTATATTAATCCAAAATGGTGTTAGATTAGTACTTAATGAAATAGTTCCTGCATTTAAAGGAATTTCAACTAAGTTAGTTCCTAATTCAAAACCAGCATTAGATTGTCCTATAGTATTCCCATATGCACAAAATGCTGTATTATTAGGATTTATCTTCTCATTCTTAGGTGGAGTAGTATCAATGTTAGTTTTAGGAGCATTAGGATTAGTAATCATAATCCCAGGCGTTGTTCCTCACTTCTTTACAGGAGCTACTGCAGCAGTATTTGGTAATGCAACAGGTGGTAGAAGAGGTGCGATGATAGGTTCATTTGTAAATGGAGTTATGATTTCATTCTTACCAGTAGCATTATTACCTGTACTAGGAAACTTAGGTTTTGCTAACTCAACATTCTCAGATGGTGACTTTGGAATAGTTGGTATATTCCTTGGTAAAGTTCAAGAGTTTGTTGGCGGCGTAGGATTAACTGCAACATTACTTGGAATAGTTGCTATAATGATAGGCTTAACAATGGTAAGCAAGAAAAAAGAAGCATAA
- a CDS encoding ABC transporter ATP-binding protein, whose product MDKIEKYYGNKDNITKAVDNISFNVEKGEFIGIMGPSGSGKTTLLNLISTIDNVTTGSITINNKDITRLKPKSLEDFRRDELGFVFQDFNLLDTLTAYENIALALTIQNKRKRSIDSLIKNVAKELGIEEILNKYPYQISGGQKQRVACARAIVKNPSLILADEPTGALDSKSSRMLLESFEKLNSNLEATILMVTHDAFTASYAHRILFIKDGRIFNELIRGTDTRKEFFNRIIEVVTLLGGDSSDVF is encoded by the coding sequence ATGGATAAGATTGAAAAATATTATGGAAATAAGGATAACATAACAAAGGCAGTAGATAATATAAGTTTTAATGTAGAAAAAGGTGAATTCATAGGTATAATGGGGCCATCGGGTAGTGGAAAGACAACATTATTAAATTTAATTTCTACAATAGATAATGTAACAACAGGAAGTATAACAATAAACAATAAAGATATTACTAGATTAAAACCTAAATCTTTAGAAGATTTTAGAAGAGATGAATTAGGTTTTGTATTTCAAGACTTTAATTTATTAGATACTTTAACAGCATATGAGAATATAGCATTAGCATTAACTATCCAAAATAAAAGAAAAAGATCAATAGATTCATTAATAAAAAATGTAGCAAAAGAATTAGGAATAGAAGAGATATTAAATAAATATCCATACCAAATATCTGGAGGACAAAAACAAAGAGTTGCATGTGCAAGAGCAATAGTTAAAAATCCTTCATTAATATTAGCAGATGAACCAACAGGAGCATTAGATTCTAAATCTTCAAGAATGCTTTTAGAGTCATTTGAAAAGTTAAACAGTAATTTAGAGGCAACTATACTTATGGTTACTCATGATGCATTTACAGCTAGTTATGCACATAGAATTTTATTTATTAAAGATGGAAGAATATTTAATGAGTTAATTAGAGGTACCGATACAAGAAAAGAATTTTTTAATAGAATAATTGAAGTTGTAACGCTTTTAGGGGGTGACTCTAGCGATGTTTTTTAA
- a CDS encoding MarR family winged helix-turn-helix transcriptional regulator, translating to MSKYDCIKLENQVCFSLYAASREIIKLYKPVLDKFNLTYTQYVAMLVLWEDEKITVKGIGKRLHLDSGTLTPLLKKLEFMGLVNRYRDKNDDRVVIVELTDKGRQLKEEIVTVPNDMCCKINISQEQAKVLKENLDNLLNSLE from the coding sequence ATGAGTAAATATGATTGCATTAAATTAGAAAATCAAGTATGTTTTTCTTTATATGCAGCTTCTAGAGAAATAATTAAATTATATAAGCCAGTTTTAGATAAATTTAATCTTACATATACTCAGTATGTTGCAATGCTTGTTTTATGGGAAGATGAAAAGATTACAGTAAAAGGCATTGGTAAAAGATTGCATTTAGATTCTGGTACATTAACACCGTTATTAAAAAAATTAGAATTTATGGGATTGGTTAATAGGTATAGAGATAAAAATGATGATAGAGTAGTTATTGTTGAATTAACTGATAAAGGAAGACAGTTAAAAGAGGAAATAGTTACTGTTCCTAATGATATGTGTTGTAAAATAAATATATCTCAAGAACAAGCTAAGGTTTTAAAAGAAAATTTAGACAATTTATTAAATAGTCTTGAATAG
- a CDS encoding transketolase family protein codes for MKRATRESYGATLAQLGNENKNIVVLDADLSKATKSEIFAKAHPDRFINVGIAEQNMIGMAAGIASGGKIPFATTFAVFAAGRAFEVIRNSVCYPNVNVKIAATHAGITVGPDGGSHQAIEDIALMASLPNMVVLSPADDVEACKCIKAAAEIKSPVYIRLGRIALDDIYTEDYDFEIGKGSTLVEGNDVTIIATGIMVHKALKAAEELKAEGINARVINIATIKPIDEEIIIKAAKETKGIVTVEEHSIIGGLGDRVASVVCDNHPTMVKKIGVNDVFGESGDPDGLLEKYGLTVENIKKVSKELVK; via the coding sequence ATGAAAAGAGCAACTAGAGAATCATATGGAGCAACTTTAGCTCAATTAGGAAATGAAAATAAAAATATAGTAGTATTAGATGCGGATCTTTCAAAAGCTACTAAATCAGAAATTTTTGCAAAAGCACATCCAGATAGATTTATTAATGTTGGTATAGCTGAACAAAACATGATTGGAATGGCAGCAGGTATTGCAAGTGGTGGAAAAATACCTTTTGCTACTACTTTTGCAGTTTTTGCAGCAGGTAGAGCATTTGAAGTAATAAGAAATTCAGTATGTTATCCAAATGTTAATGTTAAAATAGCTGCAACTCATGCAGGAATAACAGTAGGTCCAGATGGTGGATCACATCAAGCAATAGAAGATATTGCACTTATGGCATCATTACCTAACATGGTAGTTTTATCACCAGCTGATGATGTTGAAGCTTGCAAATGTATTAAAGCAGCTGCTGAAATTAAATCTCCTGTTTATATAAGATTGGGAAGAATTGCATTAGATGATATATATACAGAAGATTATGATTTTGAGATAGGAAAAGGAAGTACTTTAGTTGAAGGAAATGATGTAACTATAATTGCAACTGGAATAATGGTTCATAAAGCATTAAAAGCAGCTGAAGAACTTAAAGCAGAAGGCATAAATGCTAGAGTTATAAATATTGCAACTATAAAACCAATAGATGAAGAAATAATAATAAAAGCAGCTAAAGAAACAAAAGGAATTGTGACAGTTGAAGAACATTCAATAATTGGTGGGTTAGGTGATAGAGTAGCAAGTGTAGTTTGTGATAACCATCCAACTATGGTTAAGAAAATAGGGGTTAATGATGTATTTGGGGAATCTGGAGATCCAGATGGATTATTAGAAAAGTATGGATTAACTGTTGAAAACATTAAGAAAGTATCTAAAGAATTAGTTAAATAG